In Papaver somniferum cultivar HN1 chromosome 1, ASM357369v1, whole genome shotgun sequence, a genomic segment contains:
- the LOC113325715 gene encoding uncharacterized protein LOC113325715, which yields MKNKTEGNKINKCIIPYRDISVDVVDCEVELCLYFPNICRDLIHLKLFQEMVHTRLWLGDRQRVNLMWRNGDQNWPQCLLCDEDFDRFWEKAEPNDNGGTSDEVEVNEQKGFNEDEVNEQHGANGGKSDEVEVNEQGGNGGKSDEEEENEHQGSNGVKSDKEPHLYEQQGGNGGVLTTATALDAQNGLVPSGIMVTPDSDVHKTSDDNLSIADLFKRKKGKEKVNATRFIDIDNHEYCSDFDEYPSVKEDRVFDIDRCDTDADYHSGFSSPDYEWSGGDTDTDDEKIPMPEEILRKNVMGYIADGTRCNTKTIRKEILMEDDNVKLPTATVRQVLHSFLVQTHGSYINSFNLVPELCRQIKEKNPGIIAIWSSHPMTKEFEGLCIAYKASLEGFMDGCRPIIALDGSVLDSMYGGTVLTAASIDADNGMYPLAVYICRTEHMKEWDKFLAIIAPYLMDPKTSRPITFIHDFTYGIQSAVEKNFQGVTCFQRLCGRQMLRHIGHFHGNLRSAALKVGKAYNENDHNDALEKLDNRLRRWIETGGRENWARHLYHPSSSCPQMTNILSKAFNKWITDLKCFPICQWVIGFEAKLIRLFRTRRRNGWLWKNKDILPRASKKLKEKLKEQFRNVVELERGQMVDLGQRLCSCGEWQISGIPCVHAMVVLTKNKPPLFKRYVHKCYTVKKYRTSYAGIINPMASMTVWRQETRTIMNPPPLKVPKGPSYKRPRRR from the exons ATGAAGAACAAAACAGAGGGGAACAAGATAAATAAGTGTATTATTCCTTACAGGGATATAAGTGTTGATGTGGTGGATTGTGAGGTTGAGTTGTGTTTATATTTCCCCAACATATGCAGAGATCTGATTCATCTGAAACTGTTTCAAGAAATGGTGCATACTCGATTATGGCTGGGTGATAGACAAAGGGTTAATCTGATGTGGCGGAATGGTGATCAAAATTGGCCACAATGTTTATTGTGCGATGAGGATTTTGATAGGTTTTGGGAGAAGGCTGAACCTAATG ATAATGGTGGGACATCTGATGAAGTGGAAGTTAATGAACAAAAAGGATTTAATGAAGACGAAGTTAATGAACAACATGGAGCTAATGGTGGCAAATCTGACGAAGTGGAAGTTAATGAACAAGGAGGTAATGGTGGAAAatctgatgaagaggaagaaaatgaacatCAGGGAAGTAACGGTGTCAAATCTGATAAAGAACCTCACCTATATGAACAACAGGGAGGTAATGGTGGTGTGCTAACAACTGCAACAGCACTAGATGCACAAAATGGTTTGGTACCATCAGGGATTAT GGTCACACCAGATTCCGACGTGCACAAAACTAGTGATGACAACCTTTCCATTGCTGATTTGTTTAAGAGGAAAAAGGGCAAGGAGAAGGTGAACGCCACAAGGTTTATAGACATAGACAACCATGAGTACTGTAGTGATTTTGATGAGTACCCTTCTGTAAAAGAGGACCGGGTATTTGACATTGACCGCTGCGACACTGATGCTGACTATCACTCTGGTTTTTCAAGTCCAGATTACGAGTGGTCTGGTGGTGATACTGATACTGATGACGAAAAAATCCCCATGCCGGAAGAAATATTGAGGAAAAACGTCATGGGATACATTGCAGATGGGACAAGGtgtaataccaaaaccattagGAAGGAAATCTTGATGGAGGATGATAATGTTAAGTTACCAACCGCGACTGTGCGCCAAGTACTGCATAGCTTCCTTGTACAGACCCATGGATCCTATATAAACAGCTTCAA TTTAGTACCTGAGTTATGCCGACAGATTAAAGAAAAGAACCCAGGGATCATTGCAATTTGGAGCAGCCACCCGATGACTAAAGAGTTTGAAGGGTTGTGCATTGCCTACAAGGCATCTCTTGAGGGGTTCATGGATGGATGCAGACCTATTATAGCTTTAGATGGGTCCGTTTTAGACAGTATGTATGGTGGAACAGTTTTGACTGCTGCTTCAATTGATGCTGACAATGGCATGTATCCTCTTGCGGTTTACATCTGCAGGACAGAACACATGAAAGAATGGGACAAATTTCTAGCGATTATCGCACCATACCTGATGGACCCCAAAACCAGCAGGCCAATTACATTTATTCACGATTTTACCTATG GCATCCAATCCGCCGTTGAAAAGAACTTCCAGGGTGTAACTTGTTTTCAAAGATTATGCGGTCGTCAGATGCTGCGTCATATTGGGCATTTTCATGGAAATCTTCGGAGTGCAGCATTAAAGGTCGGAAAAGCTTACAATGAGAATGACCACAACGATGCTCTAGAAAAGTTGGATAACCGTCTAAGACGCTGGATTGAAACAGGTGGACGGGAAAATTGGGCTAGGCACTTGTATCACCCTTCTTCCAGTTGCCCGCAAATGACGAACATCTTAAGCAAAGCTTTTAACAAGTGGATTACTGATTTAAAGTGTTTTCCCATATGCCAGTGGGTTATAGGTTTTGAAGCTAAGCTTATTCGCTTGTTTAGAACAAGGAGAAGGAATGGATGGTTGTGGAAAAATAAAGATATCCTCCCAAGAGCAAGtaaaaagttaaaagaaaagttaAAAGAACAATTCCGTAATGTAGTCGAGCTTGAAAGAGGACAAATGGTAGACCTGGGGCAGAGACTGTGCAGTTGCGGGGAATGGCAGATATCTGGTATACCTTGTGTGCACGCTATGGTTGTTCTTACGAAAAACAAACCACCACTCTTTAAACG ATATGTTCACAAGTGTTACACTGTCAAGAAGTACCGTACATCCTATGCCGGTATTATTAACCCAATGGCCAGCATGACAGTATGGCGGCAGGAAACACGAACCATTATGAACCCACCACCACTGAAGGTTCCTAAAGGACCTTCATACAAAAGGCCCCGCAGAAGATAG